In Rhodococcus qingshengii JCM 15477, the sequence CCGACGCTGGCCGCAGCCTGCTTGGTCGCGAGATCCCGCGGTCGCTTGGTCAGTCCCAGCGGCGCCAGTCCGGCGCCGACGGCACCGGACGAGACAACGACGACATCGGAACCCGCACGCATGCGAGCCTCGATGGCATCGGCCAACAGATCGAGTCGGTGAGTATCGAGTCCCGCCACCAGACTGGTGAGCGCAGACGAACCGATCTTCACGACGATACTGTGAGCCGACGCTATCGACTCCCTGGTGGACCCGAGCACAGTCCCGTTCCCTCTCTTCGGTTTTCGTCCTGAAATCGCGTGGGTCAGGCGTCTTCGTCGAGCAAGCCGCGGCGGACACGACGCGCGTGCTTGCGCTCGTCGGCGCCGATGCGCTCCACCTGATCGAGACGCGGGTCGGTTCCACGGCCCGTGCGGGTCAGATCGATACCGGCCGGCGTCATCGGCTCCCACTCGAAGCTGACGTCACCGATGGTGACGGAAGCTCCTGGCTGAGCGCCCTTCTTGACCAATGCGTCCTCGACGCCCAATCGAGCAAGACGGTCGGCGAGGTAACCAACGGCCTCGTCGTTGTCGAAGGCGGTCTGACGAATCCACCGCTCCGGGCGGGTGCCTCGGACGACGAACCCACCGGGAATATCGGGATCCTTCTCGATGGTGAAGCTGGAATCCTTGACCTTGACCGGGCGAATGACCTGGCGCTTCGGCTCGGGCTTCGGATGAGCTTCGCGGTAGTCGCGGACCATCTTCGCCAGCGCGAATGTCAACGGTCGCAATCCTTCTCGGCTCACCGCCGAGATGGTGAAGACCGGCCATCCGCGAGCTTCGATCTCAGGCGTGACCATTTCGGCCAATTCGGCGGCCTCGGGAACGTCGGTCTTGTTGAGGATGACGACGCGCGGGCGCTTGTCGAGGTCGCCGAGTCCCGAGTCGCCGGAGAGCGCGGGCGTGTACGCAGCCAGCTCTGCTTCCAGGGCGTCGATGTCGGAGATCGGGTCACGTCCCGGATCGAGGGTGGCGCAGTCGATCACGTGCGCCAATACGGCGCAGCGTTCGATGTGGCGCAGGAAGTCCAGGCCCAAACCGCGGCCTTCGCTTGCACCGGGGATCAGCCCGGGCACGTCGGCGACGGTGAAGGTGGTGTCACCGCTCGAGACGACGCCGAGGTTGGGGACCAGAGTTGTGAAGGGGTAGTCGGCGATCTTCGGCTTGGCCGCAGAGAGAACGGACACAAGCGAGGACTTACCGGCGGAGGGGAATCCGAGCAGACCGACGTCGGCTACCGACTTGAGTTCGAGAACCAGGTCACGCTCGACACCGTCCTCACCGAGGAGTGCGAAACCGGGAGCTTTGCGGGCTTTCGAGGCGAGTGCTGCGTTGCCGAGTCCGCCGCGGCCGCCCTGAGCGGCGTCGAAGCGTGAACCGACTCCCACGAGGTCGGCAAGCACGTTGCCGTCGGTATCGAGAACCACAGTTCCATCCGGAACCTTGAGGATGAGGTCTTCACCGTTTGCACCCTCGCGGTTACTGCCGGCGCCCTGCTTGCCGTTGGTTGCCTTCGCGTTGGGATGGAAGTGAAAGTCGAGGAGGGTGTGGATGTTCTCGTCGACCACGAGGATGACGTCGCCACCGCGACCTCCGTTGGCACCGTCCGGACCGCCGAGCGGTTTGAACTTCTCGCGGTGTACGGAGGCGCAACCATTGCCGCCTTTTCCAGCGCTGACGTGCAGCACAACACGGTCAATGAATCGGGACATGACTGCCGGATCCTTCCTCAGTCAATTGCGGGTCTCACGCGATGAGCTGAACTTCTGGTGAGCAGGGTTGCTCGGGGCAAAACGGGTACTGCTAAACAAACGATAGGGGCGGACCGGGTTATTTCAACCCTGGTCCGCCCCTATCGGGAGCTTGGAACGCGTCACTCTCTTACCGAAAGCAGAACCGGCTTACCGAAGTAGAACCGATGACGCACAACTAGCGAGAAAGACTAGACCTCAGCCGCAACGACGGCCGGAACGATGTTCACGGTCTTGCGTCCACGCTTCTGGCCGAACTCGACTGCACCGGCAGCGAGAGCGAACAGGGTGTCGTCGCCGCCACGGCCGACGTTGACGCCGGGGTGGAAGTGCGTGCCGCGCTGGCGAACCAGGATTTCGCCTGCGCTGACCGACTGGCCGCCGAAGCGCTTCACGCCGAGGCGCTGGGCGTTTGAATCGCGACCGTTACGGGAGCTGGATGCACCCTTCTTATGTGCCATGCTATTGACCCTCCTCGGGTGAAATTAGCTAGAAAGAACTGGTTACTTGATGCCCGTGACCTTGAGCACCGTGATCGGCTGCCTGTGGCCCTGACGCTTGTGGTAACCGGTCTTGTTCTTGAACTTGTGGATGCGGATCTTCGGGCCCTTGGTGTGCTCGACGATCTCACTGGTGACTGCGACCTTGGCCAGCTTGGCCGCGTCGGTGGTCAGGTCGGATCCGTCGACCACGAGAACGGGAGCAAGCGAGACAGCAGTGCCGGGCTCACCCTCGATCTTCTCGACCTTGACGAGGTCACCAACAGCGACCTTGTACTGCTTTCCGCCGGTCTTGACGATCGCGTACGTTGCCATCGGAGGGCTACCCCTTGCTTCTTCGAACTTGCTCGCGCTGCTGCCTGAGGCTTCAAATGCATCGCGACTGGTCTGGTTTATGTCACCTCGGCTCGGCACTGACGTACCGGGACATTCACGCGCACTCTAGGCACACGGAATCTCTACCGCCGGGTGGCGACCCTCCAAGGTTACGGGAAAGCAACCGTCAGGGTCAAACCGCCCCGCCGAGGGGTGGTGCTTACTACTCTGTACTGCTTCTACCAGCTGAAACTTCGGATAGCGGTTGGATGTCCTCGCTCATCGCGAAGTCATCCAACCGACCGAAAGCCAGTAGTTCTTACTCTCCGTCTACCGGAGGACCTGCGGGACGTGCTGCTGCACGCCTGCGACGGGGTCTCTTGACGACGACAACTTCTTCCTCAGCCGGAACTTCGGTGGCCGGAGCCGGAACGTTTTCCGCGACCGCGTCCACCACGGGTTCCGGAGTCGGAATCACGAAGACCGTGCCCACCTCGGGAGCTGCCTCGGCAACCGGTGCCGACGCTGCCCGCGACGCCCGGCGACTACGCCGACGACCGCGCGGAGCTGCTTCGGTCGAAGCTGCGGCCGACTCGTTGTCCACTGCGGATACTTCTTCCGCAGCAGAGTCCACAACAGGAACGTCATGGTGCTCAGCAGCAGCAGGAGTATGTATCGGCCGATCTTGTTGCCGATCGGCA encodes:
- the rplU gene encoding 50S ribosomal protein L21 translates to MATYAIVKTGGKQYKVAVGDLVKVEKIEGEPGTAVSLAPVLVVDGSDLTTDAAKLAKVAVTSEIVEHTKGPKIRIHKFKNKTGYHKRQGHRQPITVLKVTGIK
- the obgE gene encoding GTPase ObgE, producing the protein MSRFIDRVVLHVSAGKGGNGCASVHREKFKPLGGPDGANGGRGGDVILVVDENIHTLLDFHFHPNAKATNGKQGAGSNREGANGEDLILKVPDGTVVLDTDGNVLADLVGVGSRFDAAQGGRGGLGNAALASKARKAPGFALLGEDGVERDLVLELKSVADVGLLGFPSAGKSSLVSVLSAAKPKIADYPFTTLVPNLGVVSSGDTTFTVADVPGLIPGASEGRGLGLDFLRHIERCAVLAHVIDCATLDPGRDPISDIDALEAELAAYTPALSGDSGLGDLDKRPRVVILNKTDVPEAAELAEMVTPEIEARGWPVFTISAVSREGLRPLTFALAKMVRDYREAHPKPEPKRQVIRPVKVKDSSFTIEKDPDIPGGFVVRGTRPERWIRQTAFDNDEAVGYLADRLARLGVEDALVKKGAQPGASVTIGDVSFEWEPMTPAGIDLTRTGRGTDPRLDQVERIGADERKHARRVRRGLLDEDA
- the rpmA gene encoding 50S ribosomal protein L27; translated protein: MAHKKGASSSRNGRDSNAQRLGVKRFGGQSVSAGEILVRQRGTHFHPGVNVGRGGDDTLFALAAGAVEFGQKRGRKTVNIVPAVVAAEV